From the genome of Neisseria lisongii, one region includes:
- the fdxH gene encoding formate dehydrogenase subunit beta, with product MALQSLDIKRRSATSGVTPPPGVRKPTEVAKLIDVSSCIGCKACQVACSEWNDIRDEIGENIGVYDNPVDLTAKSWTVMRFSETEENGKLEWLIRKDGCMHCADPGCLKACPSPGAIIQYENGIVDFHQENCIGCGYCVAGCPFNIPRINKEDNRAYKCTLCSDRVAVGQEPACVKTCPTGAIQFGSKEDMKAVAQERIEDLNRRGFANAGLYDPQGVGGTHVMYVLHHADKPNLYHGLPENPSISTTVKLWKGLLKPLATFGIAAAAVTGWMHYITVGPNRAVEEGEEPEVIGKDGKILSREEDA from the coding sequence ATGGCATTACAATCATTAGACATCAAACGCCGCTCTGCTACTTCCGGCGTTACCCCGCCGCCGGGCGTACGTAAGCCGACAGAAGTGGCCAAGCTGATTGACGTGAGCAGCTGTATCGGCTGCAAAGCCTGTCAGGTTGCCTGTTCGGAGTGGAACGATATCCGTGACGAAATCGGCGAGAACATCGGTGTGTACGACAACCCTGTCGATTTGACGGCAAAAAGCTGGACGGTGATGCGGTTTAGCGAAACCGAAGAAAACGGCAAGCTCGAATGGCTGATCCGCAAAGACGGCTGTATGCACTGCGCCGATCCGGGCTGTTTGAAAGCCTGTCCGTCGCCGGGGGCGATTATCCAGTATGAAAACGGGATTGTGGATTTCCATCAGGAAAACTGTATCGGCTGCGGTTATTGCGTGGCGGGTTGTCCGTTTAACATTCCCCGTATCAACAAGGAAGACAACCGTGCCTATAAATGCACGCTGTGTTCCGACCGGGTGGCGGTCGGCCAAGAGCCTGCTTGTGTGAAAACCTGTCCGACCGGTGCAATCCAATTCGGTTCGAAAGAAGACATGAAAGCCGTGGCTCAAGAGCGGATTGAAGATTTGAACCGCCGGGGTTTTGCCAATGCCGGCCTGTATGACCCGCAAGGCGTGGGCGGTACGCATGTGATGTATGTGCTGCACCATGCCGACAAGCCGAATCTGTATCACGGTTTGCCGGAAAATCCGAGCATCAGCACCACGGTCAAACTGTGGAAAGGCCTGCTCAAACCATTGGCGACGTTCGGTATTGCCGCCGCCGCTGTAACCGGCTGGATGCACTATATTACCGTCGGCCCGAACCGTGCGGTAGAGGAGGGCGAAGAGCCGGAAGTAATCGGCAAAGACGGCAAAATCTTATCGCGTGAGGAGGACGCATAA
- a CDS encoding opacity family porin has translation MKQKIFAAALAIALPAAALAQSTPGFYVQGDVGHATLNGKVANGVNNKVKGFSPRVSVGYDFGNNIRAAVDYTHYKNRKNNSENFSSEFKPYGVGVSAIYDIETGLPVKPYVGARLGINHVSAKVKIPGRDLSYSETKTGIGALVGVSYDVTSNIALDAGYRYNYWGKFGDVKLHSNEFHGGVRVKF, from the coding sequence ATGAAACAAAAAATTTTCGCCGCTGCACTGGCAATCGCATTACCTGCTGCCGCATTGGCACAAAGCACTCCGGGTTTTTACGTTCAAGGCGATGTAGGCCATGCGACTTTGAATGGTAAAGTAGCCAATGGTGTAAATAATAAAGTAAAAGGCTTTAGTCCACGAGTTTCCGTCGGTTATGATTTTGGCAACAACATTCGTGCAGCAGTAGATTATACACACTACAAAAATCGTAAAAATAATTCTGAAAATTTTAGCAGCGAATTTAAGCCTTATGGTGTAGGCGTATCTGCGATTTATGATATTGAAACAGGGTTGCCTGTAAAACCTTATGTTGGTGCGCGTTTGGGCATTAACCATGTTTCAGCAAAAGTAAAAATTCCTGGCAGAGATCTTTCTTATAGTGAAACCAAAACCGGTATCGGTGCTTTAGTTGGTGTCAGCTATGATGTTACCAGCAACATTGCACTGGACGCTGGTTACCGCTACAACTACTGGGGTAAATTCGGTGATGTGAAACTGCACAGCAACGAATTCCACGGTGGTGTACGTGTGAAATTCTAA
- the pdxJ gene encoding pyridoxine 5'-phosphate synthase yields the protein MLLGVNIDHVATVRNARGTVYPSPVEAALIAETHGADLITMHLREDRRHIKDADVFAVKNAIRTRLNLEMALTEEMLENALNVMPQDVCIVPEKRQEVTTEGGLDVLAQQEKVAEFTRILSDAGIRVSLFIDADEAQIRAAKEAGAPVIEIHTGAYADAANHAEQMRQLQRIENAAHFANDLGLVVNAGHGLTIHNVTPIARILAVRELNIGHALIAQAVFLGLPEAIRQMKDVMFKARQLP from the coding sequence ATGTTGTTGGGCGTGAATATCGACCATGTGGCGACTGTACGCAATGCACGGGGAACGGTGTATCCGAGTCCGGTAGAGGCGGCGCTGATTGCCGAAACCCACGGGGCGGACCTGATTACCATGCACTTGCGTGAAGACCGCCGCCATATCAAAGATGCCGATGTGTTCGCAGTCAAAAATGCGATTCGCACCCGCCTGAATCTGGAAATGGCGCTGACCGAAGAAATGCTGGAAAATGCCTTGAACGTGATGCCGCAAGACGTGTGCATCGTGCCGGAAAAACGGCAGGAAGTAACCACCGAAGGCGGTTTGGACGTTTTGGCGCAGCAGGAAAAAGTAGCGGAATTTACCCGCATTTTGAGCGATGCCGGCATTCGGGTGTCGCTGTTTATTGATGCCGACGAAGCGCAGATTCGGGCGGCGAAAGAGGCGGGCGCACCGGTGATTGAAATCCACACCGGCGCTTATGCCGATGCCGCCAACCATGCTGAACAAATGCGGCAGTTGCAGCGGATTGAAAACGCCGCCCATTTTGCCAATGATTTGGGCTTGGTGGTCAATGCCGGACACGGGCTGACGATTCACAACGTAACCCCGATTGCCCGCATTTTAGCGGTTCGGGAACTGAATATCGGCCACGCCCTGATTGCCCAAGCCGTGTTTTTGGGTTTGCCCGAAGCCATCCGCCAGATGAAAGACGTGATGTTTAAAGCCCGCCAATTACCTTGA
- the acpS gene encoding holo-ACP synthase translates to MIYGIGTDIVSLRRIERLYRKYGQALAQRILTPEELLEFPQAAQPERYLAKRFAAKEAFSKAVGTGIRGAVAFDRIGVGHNALGKPEFFYAPPLEQWLQEQGIGCVSLSLSDEEDMVVAFAVAEQAD, encoded by the coding sequence ATGATTTACGGTATCGGAACAGATATAGTGTCGCTGCGCCGCATTGAGCGGCTCTACCGCAAATACGGGCAGGCGCTGGCGCAGCGGATTCTTACGCCCGAAGAATTGTTGGAATTTCCGCAGGCAGCGCAGCCGGAGCGTTATCTTGCCAAACGGTTTGCCGCCAAAGAAGCGTTTTCCAAAGCCGTCGGCACCGGCATTCGGGGCGCAGTGGCGTTTGACCGCATCGGTGTCGGGCATAATGCCTTGGGCAAACCGGAATTTTTCTACGCCCCGCCGCTGGAACAATGGCTGCAAGAACAGGGAATCGGCTGTGTCAGCCTGAGTTTGAGCGATGAAGAAGACATGGTGGTGGCGTTTGCCGTTGCCGAACAGGCAGACTAA
- a CDS encoding Abi family protein codes for MILYRYNLQLSQELFSMISIFEIILRNKIDQEMSQSDWLRDAVQSGGIFDTPACIKTKEIIEKKYRKIHRNGSYSHGKLIAELNFGLWTNLFQPNQYNAVLNTGKDISRIAVLSSVLPLINCSGDNKREQIHKVLGEINQIRNRIAHHEPICFNRRLGRHTRKNTYYVRKKYQLIINMLKDMSVDTDGLFYGLDHVLKICDKIDAL; via the coding sequence ATGATATTGTACCGCTATAATTTGCAGCTTTCGCAAGAGTTGTTCAGCATGATTTCCATATTTGAAATCATTTTGCGCAATAAAATCGACCAAGAAATGTCGCAAAGCGACTGGCTTAGAGATGCCGTGCAGAGCGGGGGAATTTTTGACACGCCGGCCTGCATCAAAACCAAAGAAATCATTGAGAAAAAATATAGAAAAATTCATCGCAACGGATCATATTCACATGGAAAATTGATTGCCGAACTGAATTTTGGTTTGTGGACCAATCTTTTTCAGCCGAATCAATACAATGCTGTTTTGAATACCGGTAAGGACATTAGTCGGATTGCAGTATTGTCATCGGTTTTGCCTTTGATAAATTGTTCCGGCGACAACAAACGTGAGCAAATCCATAAAGTATTGGGTGAAATCAACCAAATACGCAATAGAATCGCACATCATGAACCGATTTGTTTTAACCGCCGATTAGGCAGACATACCCGCAAAAATACCTATTATGTCCGCAAAAAATATCAGCTGATTATCAATATGTTGAAAGATATGAGCGTGGATACCGACGGTTTGTTTTACGGCTTGGATCATGTACTGAAAATCTGCGATAAGATTGATGCACTTTAA
- the recO gene encoding DNA repair protein RecO, with product MTAHRINHEPVFLLAAAPWRESSLRLEVFSRHYGRVALLARSARKRQSELRGVLVPFVPIDASWYGSQELKTLHRAEWVGGWPQPQGRAVFSGLYLNEIMLKLTTREDPLPELYDSLAHTMRQICSGNDHAAALRAFEWELLGRIGYAPDLTQDSNGSTIDPEMQYWLRPEEAVMPLALAHRLDVHRSRGLVVAGEALIALREKHFATGNSLQQALRITRFLLDFRIPEGIKSRQVLQQLQQLEFGGTQGGNG from the coding sequence ATGACCGCACACCGTATCAACCACGAACCCGTTTTCCTGCTCGCCGCTGCGCCGTGGCGGGAAAGCAGTCTTCGGCTGGAAGTATTCAGCCGCCATTACGGGCGGGTGGCGCTGTTGGCACGCAGCGCCCGCAAGCGGCAGAGCGAACTCAGGGGCGTATTGGTGCCGTTTGTGCCGATAGACGCTTCGTGGTACGGCTCGCAGGAACTCAAAACGCTGCACCGTGCCGAATGGGTGGGCGGCTGGCCGCAGCCGCAGGGCAGGGCGGTGTTCAGCGGCTTGTATCTCAACGAAATCATGCTCAAGCTGACCACCCGCGAAGACCCGTTGCCCGAACTTTACGACAGTTTGGCACACACCATGCGGCAAATCTGCAGCGGCAACGACCACGCCGCCGCCCTGCGTGCCTTTGAGTGGGAACTGCTCGGCCGCATCGGCTATGCCCCCGATTTAACGCAGGACAGCAACGGCAGCACCATCGATCCCGAAATGCAATACTGGCTGCGCCCCGAAGAAGCCGTGATGCCGCTGGCCTTGGCACACCGTTTGGATGTCCACCGCAGCCGGGGACTGGTTGTCGCCGGCGAAGCCCTGATTGCTTTGCGGGAAAAACATTTCGCAACCGGCAACAGCCTGCAGCAGGCGTTGCGGATTACCCGTTTCCTGCTTGATTTCCGCATTCCCGAAGGGATTAAGTCCCGACAAGTGCTGCAACAGCTTCAGCAGCTCGAATTCGGCGGAACGCAGGGCGGAAACGGTTGA
- a CDS encoding THUMP domain-containing class I SAM-dependent RNA methyltransferase, with product MTQYSLFATCPRGLEQPLADELAALACQEIRPVEGGVACKGTLEQVYRINLHSRVASRVLLRLSKAAYRNENDIYKLAKNIRWFNWFTLEQTFKVKVEGKRANVKSLDFTALKIKDAVCDAFREIYDQRPNVGKIHPDIRIHAFIAEREIEIFIDTSGEALFKRGYRQDTGEAPLRENLAAGLLLLAGYNGSRPFQDPFCGSGTLAIEAAWIAANRAPGLMRRFGFEQLQNFDKALWVKLRQEAKAALRPVAAPIGGSDNDRRMIHAAKANAEAAEVAEYIDFEIKDAQAVRPNGDNGIMLSNPPYGVRLAEVQALQALYPQLGSWLKQHYAGWLVGMFTGDREMPKFMRLSPKRKIPLYNGNLDCRLFLMDMVKGSNR from the coding sequence ATGACCCAATATTCCCTGTTTGCCACCTGTCCGAGAGGTTTGGAACAGCCTTTGGCAGACGAGCTGGCCGCCTTAGCGTGCCAAGAAATCCGCCCTGTGGAGGGCGGCGTGGCCTGCAAAGGCACGTTGGAGCAGGTGTACCGCATCAACCTGCATTCACGGGTTGCCAGCCGTGTTTTACTGCGCCTGAGCAAAGCCGCTTACCGCAACGAAAACGACATCTACAAACTGGCGAAAAATATCCGCTGGTTCAACTGGTTTACCCTTGAACAAACCTTCAAAGTCAAAGTCGAAGGCAAGCGGGCCAATGTTAAAAGTCTGGACTTCACCGCCCTGAAAATCAAAGATGCCGTGTGCGACGCTTTCCGTGAAATCTACGACCAACGCCCGAATGTCGGCAAAATCCACCCCGATATCCGCATTCATGCCTTTATCGCCGAGCGGGAAATCGAAATCTTTATCGACACTTCAGGCGAAGCCCTGTTCAAACGGGGCTACCGCCAAGACACCGGCGAAGCCCCGCTGCGGGAAAACCTTGCCGCCGGACTGCTGCTTTTGGCAGGCTACAACGGCAGCCGGCCCTTTCAAGACCCGTTTTGCGGCAGCGGCACGCTCGCCATCGAAGCCGCATGGATTGCCGCCAACCGTGCGCCGGGACTGATGCGCCGATTTGGTTTCGAGCAGCTGCAAAACTTCGACAAAGCCCTGTGGGTCAAACTGCGCCAAGAAGCCAAAGCCGCCCTGCGTCCCGTTGCCGCTCCCATCGGCGGCAGCGACAACGACCGCCGCATGATACACGCCGCCAAAGCCAATGCCGAAGCTGCAGAAGTGGCAGAATATATTGATTTTGAAATCAAAGATGCCCAAGCCGTCCGACCCAACGGCGACAACGGCATCATGCTGTCCAACCCGCCCTACGGCGTACGCCTCGCCGAAGTCCAAGCCCTGCAGGCCCTGTATCCGCAACTCGGCTCGTGGCTCAAACAACATTACGCCGGCTGGCTGGTCGGTATGTTTACCGGCGATCGGGAAATGCCCAAATTCATGCGCCTGTCGCCGAAACGCAAAATCCCGCTCTACAACGGCAATCTTGATTGCCGGCTGTTTCTGATGGACATGGTCAAAGGCTCAAACCGCTGA
- the fdnG gene encoding formate dehydrogenase-N subunit alpha has protein sequence MNVSRRQFFKVTAAGAGATGLAVMGAMPTNAWAEVRQYKLARATETRNNCTYCSVGCGTLLYSMGDGAKNAKKVIFHIEGDPDHPVSRGSLCPKGASLLDFVHSPNRVLFPEVREAGSNEWKRISWHEALTRIAKHIKADRDANLIVQNEAGVPVHRLPTLGMLTASASSNETGILTQKWMRSLGIVATDAQARVCHGPTVAALASTFGRGAMTNTFVDIQHADFIMVMGGNAAEAHPVGFKWVIEAKKKKGTKLFVVDPRFNRTASVADFYAPIRSGSDIAFLGALINWLVENDKIQWKYVKAYTNASFIVAEGFDFNEGLFSGAGDLPSAAKGGFYDNESWFYELDGEGHAKTDPTLQHPRCVFQLMKKHYSRYTLDMMTATCGTSKEDFLKVAEAWGEMSAPDKAGTILYALGWTQHTTGSQIIRTMAMIQLLLGNIGMSGGGVNALRGHSNIQGLSDLGLLSTSLPGYLVLPNEKNHPTFQDYLAKQTPKALRPGQLNYWQNTPAFMVSFLKWMYGEHAQKENNWGYDWLPKWDKMYDVMQLVELMYQGKINGLLVQGFNAQASFPDTNRVTEAFSKLKYMVVMDPMKTETASFWENHGEAHETDPANIQTEVFRLPTPCFAEEAGSIVNSSRWLQWHHPGQNPPGEALPDLDILGELHVLLKEMYEKEGGTAPEPITKLAWHYQNPNAPTPEEMAKESNGYALADIKDSDGNIVRRKGELLDGFAQLRDDGSTSCATWIFSGSWTQAGNQMDRRDNTDSGLGNTPKWAWAWPANRRILYNRASCDPSGKPWNPQRELIRWDGKKWTGADVADFKADAAPDSGMNPFIMNEEGVGRLFAARKLVDGPFPEHYEPVESPIATNPLHPKVVQTPAMRLFDSVKERIGNKEEFPYVGTTYRLTEHFQFWTKSVKLLMIAQPEQFVEISEELAQEKGIVKGDWVKVSSKRGFIKAKAVVTKRVKPLTVNGQTVHQIGIPLHGGWENVSGRQQFLVNSLTPFVGDCNTQTPEYKTFLVNIEKA, from the coding sequence ATGAATGTATCAAGACGGCAGTTTTTTAAAGTTACCGCCGCCGGCGCAGGGGCGACGGGTTTGGCGGTGATGGGTGCGATGCCGACCAATGCGTGGGCGGAAGTGCGGCAGTACAAGCTCGCCCGTGCGACCGAAACCCGCAACAACTGTACTTACTGTTCGGTAGGCTGCGGCACGCTGTTGTACAGCATGGGCGATGGTGCGAAAAATGCGAAAAAGGTAATTTTCCATATTGAGGGTGATCCGGATCATCCGGTGAGCCGTGGTTCGCTGTGTCCGAAAGGGGCTTCGCTGCTGGATTTTGTGCATAGTCCCAACCGTGTGCTGTTTCCGGAGGTGCGCGAGGCGGGCAGCAATGAGTGGAAACGGATTTCATGGCATGAGGCGCTGACCCGCATTGCCAAACATATTAAGGCCGACCGTGATGCCAATCTGATTGTGCAGAACGAAGCGGGCGTGCCGGTTCACCGTTTGCCGACTTTGGGGATGCTCACGGCTTCGGCTTCTTCCAATGAAACCGGTATTCTGACGCAAAAATGGATGCGTTCGCTGGGGATTGTGGCGACTGATGCGCAGGCTCGGGTGTGCCACGGTCCGACGGTGGCGGCGCTGGCTTCGACTTTCGGTCGGGGTGCGATGACGAATACGTTTGTCGATATCCAACACGCTGATTTTATTATGGTGATGGGCGGCAATGCGGCAGAAGCGCACCCTGTAGGCTTTAAATGGGTGATTGAGGCGAAAAAGAAAAAAGGCACGAAATTATTTGTGGTCGATCCCCGCTTCAACCGTACGGCTTCGGTAGCGGATTTTTATGCGCCGATACGTTCCGGCTCGGATATTGCGTTTTTGGGTGCATTGATTAATTGGTTGGTCGAAAACGATAAAATTCAATGGAAATATGTCAAAGCCTATACCAATGCTTCGTTTATTGTGGCGGAAGGTTTTGATTTCAATGAAGGTTTGTTTTCGGGTGCAGGCGATTTGCCGAGTGCGGCAAAAGGCGGTTTCTACGACAATGAATCGTGGTTTTATGAGTTGGACGGCGAAGGCCATGCTAAAACCGATCCGACGCTGCAACACCCGCGCTGTGTGTTCCAGTTGATGAAAAAACATTATTCCCGCTATACGCTGGATATGATGACGGCGACCTGCGGCACGAGCAAGGAAGATTTCCTGAAAGTGGCCGAAGCATGGGGCGAAATGTCGGCACCGGACAAGGCGGGTACGATTCTGTATGCGTTGGGCTGGACGCAGCACACTACAGGCAGCCAGATTATCCGTACCATGGCGATGATTCAGCTGCTGTTGGGCAATATCGGTATGTCGGGCGGCGGCGTGAATGCTTTGCGCGGCCACTCGAATATTCAGGGTTTGTCGGATTTGGGACTGCTTTCTACTTCGCTTCCGGGCTATTTGGTATTGCCGAACGAGAAAAACCATCCGACTTTCCAAGATTATCTGGCCAAGCAGACACCGAAAGCCCTGCGTCCGGGACAGTTGAACTATTGGCAGAATACGCCGGCGTTTATGGTCAGCTTCCTGAAATGGATGTATGGCGAACATGCGCAGAAAGAAAACAACTGGGGTTACGACTGGTTGCCGAAATGGGACAAAATGTATGATGTGATGCAGTTGGTCGAGCTGATGTATCAAGGCAAAATCAACGGCTTGCTGGTGCAGGGTTTCAATGCGCAGGCTTCTTTCCCCGATACTAACCGGGTTACCGAGGCATTTTCTAAGCTGAAATATATGGTGGTGATGGACCCGATGAAAACCGAAACGGCTTCGTTTTGGGAAAACCACGGCGAAGCCCACGAAACCGATCCTGCCAATATCCAAACCGAAGTATTCCGCCTGCCGACTCCGTGTTTTGCCGAAGAGGCCGGTTCGATTGTGAACTCGTCCCGCTGGCTGCAATGGCATCATCCGGGTCAAAACCCGCCGGGCGAAGCATTGCCTGACTTGGATATTTTGGGCGAATTGCACGTGTTGCTTAAAGAAATGTATGAAAAAGAGGGCGGCACAGCGCCCGAGCCGATTACCAAACTGGCATGGCATTATCAAAATCCGAATGCGCCGACGCCGGAAGAAATGGCAAAAGAGTCAAACGGCTATGCACTTGCCGACATCAAAGATTCAGACGGCAATATCGTCCGCCGCAAAGGCGAGCTGCTTGACGGTTTCGCCCAGTTGCGGGATGACGGAAGCACATCGTGCGCCACTTGGATTTTTTCCGGTTCGTGGACGCAGGCGGGCAACCAGATGGACCGTCGGGACAATACCGATTCCGGTTTGGGCAACACGCCGAAATGGGCGTGGGCATGGCCGGCCAACCGCCGCATTCTGTATAACCGTGCTTCCTGCGACCCGAGCGGCAAGCCGTGGAATCCGCAGCGGGAATTAATCCGCTGGGACGGCAAAAAATGGACGGGTGCCGATGTGGCGGACTTTAAAGCCGACGCTGCGCCTGATTCGGGTATGAATCCGTTTATTATGAACGAAGAGGGCGTAGGCCGCCTGTTTGCCGCCCGCAAGCTGGTGGACGGCCCGTTCCCGGAACATTACGAGCCGGTCGAATCGCCGATTGCGACCAATCCGCTGCACCCGAAAGTGGTGCAGACACCGGCCATGCGCCTGTTTGACAGCGTGAAAGAACGTATCGGCAACAAAGAAGAGTTTCCGTATGTCGGCACGACATACCGTCTGACCGAGCATTTCCAATTCTGGACGAAATCCGTGAAGCTGCTGATGATTGCCCAGCCGGAACAGTTTGTCGAAATCAGCGAAGAATTGGCGCAGGAAAAAGGCATTGTCAAAGGTGATTGGGTTAAAGTCAGCTCAAAACGGGGCTTTATCAAAGCCAAAGCGGTGGTTACCAAACGGGTGAAACCGCTGACCGTAAACGGCCAAACCGTCCATCAAATCGGTATTCCGCTGCACGGCGGTTGGGAAAACGTTTCGGGCCGCCAGCAGTTTTTGGTGAACTCGCTGACCCCGTTTGTCGGCGACTGCAACACGCAGACCCCCGAATACAAAACCTTCTTAGTCAATATTGAGAAAGCATAA
- a CDS encoding DUF711 family protein yields MNELCRVRAITAFTSLSPDRNTWEAVLTEAKQQCDALSGALAAAGYTVQSVRIVSNPFGEYIDTSDSAAAKRDLAQIQDILQRINRGGLRIRFAVGEARNEQEIALLPELIRDYGDLCNACVNVETDEHGFLNQEKIRICVEAVQKIGAITPRGEGNFNFTVNFNCKSYIPYFPAGYHRGERGKCIVIGLETPDLLVAALQDLENRPTEHADYFQAAYQAMSCALQQHVDTVQAVVAATPLAAGWQYIGMDTSAAPSKNCASMVDVYKLLRVPYFGAAGTVEASALLTRVFKSLKGVEAVGFSGLMLAVTEDEGLAAATRAGQFDIRALLTYSSVCGIGLDTVPVEGNTSADKIAAIMRDTGTMAFRLNKPLTVRLFPVPDLQAGEITAFESDDLCNCAVLAIP; encoded by the coding sequence ATGAACGAATTATGCAGAGTGCGGGCGATTACCGCTTTTACCTCGCTTTCCCCCGACCGCAATACTTGGGAAGCAGTGCTGACCGAAGCCAAGCAGCAATGCGATGCCTTGAGCGGCGCATTGGCGGCGGCGGGTTATACGGTGCAGTCGGTGCGGATTGTGTCCAACCCGTTCGGCGAATACATCGATACGTCGGACAGTGCGGCGGCCAAGCGGGATTTGGCGCAGATTCAGGATATTCTGCAACGGATTAACCGGGGCGGGCTGCGTATCCGTTTTGCCGTCGGAGAGGCACGCAATGAGCAGGAAATTGCGCTGTTGCCCGAACTGATTCGGGATTACGGCGACTTGTGCAATGCCTGCGTTAATGTCGAAACCGATGAACACGGTTTTCTCAATCAGGAAAAAATCCGAATCTGCGTGGAAGCTGTGCAGAAAATCGGGGCGATTACGCCGCGCGGTGAAGGGAATTTCAATTTTACCGTTAATTTCAACTGCAAATCCTATATCCCTTATTTCCCAGCAGGTTATCATCGGGGCGAGCGGGGTAAATGTATTGTTATCGGTTTGGAAACGCCCGATTTGCTGGTGGCCGCTTTGCAGGATTTGGAAAACCGTCCTACCGAGCATGCCGACTATTTCCAAGCGGCTTATCAGGCAATGAGTTGCGCCCTGCAGCAGCATGTCGATACCGTTCAGGCAGTCGTGGCAGCAACGCCTTTGGCGGCAGGCTGGCAGTATATCGGCATGGATACGTCCGCTGCGCCGTCGAAAAACTGCGCTTCGATGGTGGACGTGTATAAATTGCTGCGTGTGCCGTATTTCGGTGCGGCGGGAACAGTAGAAGCCTCGGCGCTGCTGACACGGGTGTTTAAATCGCTGAAAGGCGTTGAAGCCGTCGGTTTTTCCGGCCTGATGCTGGCAGTAACCGAAGATGAGGGCTTGGCGGCGGCGACCCGTGCCGGACAATTCGATATCCGTGCCTTGCTGACATACAGCAGCGTGTGCGGCATCGGTTTGGACACTGTGCCGGTCGAGGGCAATACGTCGGCCGATAAAATCGCCGCCATCATGCGGGATACCGGCACCATGGCATTCCGCCTGAACAAGCCGCTGACCGTGCGCCTGTTTCCCGTACCGGATTTGCAGGCAGGAGAGATTACGGCGTTTGAAAGCGATGATTTGTGTAACTGTGCAGTGTTGGCCATACCGTAA
- a CDS encoding NUDIX domain-containing protein: MTPNDPRPLVRVVAGIVLNENGDYLLSSRPEGKPYAGYWEFAGGKVEADESEFAALQREFAEELGIRIHRATPWLTKIHAYEHAHVHLRFLRVAAHEWSGELQAKEGQQWSWQKAGDFTVSPMLPANGPLLKSLSVPTVLTGRLKTAVCGENRMGEYRVVPYHLAEPHHRRLLIDAAEWGGKPLPQAESIWLLIRSPEEWPQVQDADVVVWQVADPQTAEAVAARLTQGVSLPLVVAAPPPLLAQYRSRWLAAGAHAVLADEETEAV, translated from the coding sequence ATGACCCCAAACGACCCACGCCCCTTAGTTCGGGTGGTTGCCGGAATCGTGTTGAACGAAAACGGCGACTATCTGCTCAGTTCCCGCCCCGAGGGCAAACCCTATGCCGGATATTGGGAATTTGCCGGCGGCAAAGTCGAAGCCGACGAAAGCGAATTTGCCGCCCTGCAGCGTGAATTTGCCGAAGAACTCGGTATCCGCATTCACCGAGCCACGCCGTGGCTGACCAAAATCCACGCCTACGAACACGCCCATGTCCACCTGCGTTTCCTGCGGGTGGCGGCACACGAATGGTCGGGCGAATTGCAGGCAAAAGAAGGGCAGCAGTGGAGCTGGCAGAAAGCAGGCGATTTCACCGTATCGCCGATGTTGCCCGCCAACGGCCCTCTGCTCAAATCCCTGTCGGTGCCGACCGTATTGACAGGCCGTCTGAAAACCGCCGTTTGCGGCGAAAACCGCATGGGTGAATACCGTGTCGTGCCGTATCATTTGGCAGAGCCGCACCACCGCCGCCTACTGATAGACGCAGCAGAATGGGGCGGCAAACCCTTGCCCCAAGCCGAAAGCATCTGGCTGCTGATCCGTTCGCCCGAAGAATGGCCGCAGGTGCAGGATGCCGATGTCGTGGTGTGGCAGGTTGCCGATCCGCAGACGGCAGAAGCCGTGGCGGCACGGCTGACGCAGGGCGTATCATTGCCGCTGGTTGTCGCCGCCCCGCCGCCCCTGCTGGCGCAATACCGTTCACGTTGGCTGGCCGCAGGAGCGCACGCCGTATTGGCAGACGAAGAAACCGAGGCCGTCTGA